AAGCGCCTCGCCACCTCGGGCGTCTTCTGCGGCCTGGCCACCCACGACGAGGCCATCGTCGATCAGATGCTCGCCTTCGTCCGCGAGGAGCACCTTCCGCCAAGTGCCTTCGAGTTCCAGATGCTCTACGGCATCCGCCGCGACCTCCAGCGCAAGCTGGCCAAACTGGGCTTTGGAGTCCGCGTCTACATACCATTCGGCCCCGAGTGGTACCCCTACTTCATGCGCCGTCTGGCGGAGCGCCCCGCAAACGTGCTCTTCCTCCTCAAGAACGTCCTAAAGACCTAGGGAGTCACACATGCAGTAAGCGCTACCACCACCCTTTGCGCACTTCGCGCTTTCCTCAGTGACCTTTGCGTTCGCAGTTGCAGTTGCCGCTGCCATTTGCAGTTGAGGTCGCCGTTTGCTGTTGAGGCTGCCGTCGCAGTTGCAGTTGCAGTTGCTGTTCTTGTTGTCATCCCCGAAGGGGATCTGCTTTTCGCCTCCGTCCATTGCTCTTCTTGTCCTCATTCCGCGCCCTGAGCGACGCCAGGGGCGAAGTACCTGCCTTCGCCGTCGCCGATTTCCCAACAAAAATCCTTGTCAAGCCCCAGGCACCTCGAATCCATGGGCAATCGATCAATAAGTCGAAGAAAAATAATGGCTTACATGGCAAAAATATTGCAGGAGAAAGTGGCAGAGCAGTTTCTCTCAATCCGCTAGAATGGAAATAGGAAAGAAAAGCCCCGGCCAAAGACCGGGGGTTTCTTCTCAATGCGAACAACTCATTTGTTTTCAATATTTTGACCCCTAACCCCTTTAGTTCGAATATTTTGCAGAATAAGTCCGAACCTAAGTCTTTACCTGTCAATATTTTGAAGCAAAAGCACCCGGGGGGAGACCCCTCATTGGCGGGTGAAGCGGACAGAGAGGTCTGAGCCAAAAGTTGTATCAGTAGGCTTGTCGAGTGGGATGGGCAGCACTGTCATGCAACGACAGAATACAAGCACTATGGAGGAAGGGAGCCGCTCCGGAGACTGACCTCGGACTTGCACCACTTAGCGATCGTATCGCCTCACCCTGATTGGCTTGATCGTCTGTCCGTGAAGCGCATCCTCGGGAGCTGGGCCAAAGGCAGGCGGTTCACTTCCATCCATAGCCCCGCCCTCTCCGACCGCAATGAAAATAGCCGCCTTCGGGCGGCTATCTCCTTTGTGGCAAGGTAGCTTTATTACTTGCCGAACTCGGGATTGTCGTTTGGCCGTTGCACCGGAAGATACGGCTCCACGGCAAGCAAATTCGAAATCGTGCCGCGCTCCTGATCGGAGAACTGTCCGCGGAAACGGTCCGAGTTCAAAATAGCCTGCCTCTGCGGCACAGGCATCTCGCGCAGATCGCGGAAGGCACGAGCGACCATGCGGCGTCGGTCCACCGGAAGGCTTCCGAGCTGTCCGAGAGCGCCACGCACCTGCGTGCGCTGCTGAGGAGTCAGATGCTCCATCGCCTCGGTGCGGGCCAGCATGCGCCGGCGCTGCTCCGGCGGCATGTTATTCAACTGGGTCAGGCTGTCGCGCATGCGTTGCTGAGTCGCAGAAGGAAGATCGCGGAAGCCAGGTTCGTTCTCGAGCGCCTTTTGCTGCTGCGCAAGAGGAAGATTGCTGTGCCGTTCCATCCACTGCGACAGGTGCTCCTGCCTCTGGGCGGCCCCCTTCTCTGCCGCATGATCCTGCGCTGCGTGCACCTGAAAGGATGAGGACGCATGCTGCCCGCCGAACCCTCTCTTAGGGGGCTGCGCGCTGGCCGAGGACGCGGCAAAAAGCGCCAGAGCCACAGCGAGGCCTGCAGGAACTCTTTGACGAAATGGGGCGAACGGTGACATGAGAGTTAGCGAAAGAAGAAGGCAGAATGACGCAATTAACCAGAACTTCTGAACACTCCGAGCTTACTGCGTTTTCAATCCTTTCCGCGACAAAAAAAAGACGTTCAAAATCTGGAGACTAGCTGACGGGCGTTGCGGTCGAACTGTCGTCCGCCGAGTTGTCTTCCAGTAGATCCATGGTCTGCATCACCTGATCGTTCTTCTCAAAGATCTGCAGGTCATTCACAGTCGCTGAGACCTCAGCCCTGCCGAGGTGCAGGCCTGAGATGCTGGCAATGCTTCCACCGCCGACCAGGAGCACGAGCGCCAGAGCGCCAGCCAGAGCCGGGCGGAACTGCCGGCCGGTATTGAACAGCAGACGTGCGTGCATGCGCTCCAGCCAGCCAGCCGGCTCACGTTCCTGCTCCTCGCGCAGCCTGACGGCGAGCTTCTGGTCAAAGTAAGCCGAAGGCTCCGGAGCCTGCCACGTGTCGAGCAGAGCGAAGGTCGACTCCAGAGAGTGAAGCTCTTCACGGCAGGCAGGGCAGGTGTCCAGATGCGCGCGGGCATCTGCGTTCGACGGATTTGACGGGTCGAGCAGCAGGTCCGGGAGAGTCGATTTCAAGTCGCGGCAGATCATGGTGAGCCTTTCTAATCCTTCCTGTTTGGACGTGTCCAACAGGTCAAGGACGCGTCCGTCAAGGCCCCGCGAACGGGGCTAAATAAACTCCTTCAACCTCCCGCGCAGCGTCTGGTATGCGCGGAAGAGCAGTGATTTCGTAGCGGATTCACTTAGCTTCAGAATCTCGCCGATCTGTTTGTAGTCCATCCCTTCGTACTTGTGCATCAGCACTGCCATGCGCTGGCGCTCGGGAAGGGCAAGGACGTGTTGACGAATGGCGTTGAGACGCTCACTGCGGAGCAGGTTTGTCTCAACGTTCGGAGTCGAATCGGCAACATCGACGGTGGTTCCGGTCTCCGAGTCTGTCTCATCCAGGTAGACCGTTGAGGCGTTGCGCTCGTGCCGCGTGTCGCGGACGTAGTTGACGCCGAGATTTGTGGCAATGCGATAGAGCCAGGTGCTGAATCGCGCTTCAGCGCGATAGGTCTCGCGCGAACGGTAGACGCGGAGGAAGACTTCCTGTGCCAGTTCTTCGGCGACCGCCTGATTGTGCACCATGCGGTACATGAAGTGGATGATCGGCTTGCGGTACTTCTGAATCAGGAAGTCGAACCCAGCCATATTGCCGGAGCGAAGCTCCAGCATGATGGCGGCGTCATCCATCTGGCTGAATTTGCCGGACATCGGCTGCGTTTCAGCCTTCTGGAGGTTCTCAAGTAGCCCGGGCCTGATCGCGAGCGTTGCCATACTGGTGCTAACCCCATCTTCGGCTCCGGGTTGCGTTTCTGCATTGAATTCCGGAGGATCTTCCGCCATGTCCTTCGGGGAGAGGGGAAGAACGTCACGCAGCGGCTCTCCGGGGCTAGGGGAACGGGGGGGCATTCTCGGCTTTCATTGTAAATCGTGACAGCCCATCATTCTCGGCTATTTCAAGCAGTTAGGAGTCGATCGGGCGGGCGCGCTGGCGGGCATCGGAGACTGGTGGTATCCTACTGATACAACGTCGCCTGCGGAGGCTCCCCCGCCGCATTTCCTGAGCAATTCAGGGCGCATAACTCAGCGGTAGAGTGCCACCTTCACACGGTGGAAGTCGTAGGTTCGAATCCTGCTGTGCCCACCATCTAAATCATTGAATACAAAGGGAGCCTAACTGGGTTCCCCCTGTAGAGCGGCCAACTCGTCACCATTCGTCACCAATTGAGCCATTCGCTCGACTGCTGCGCGTTGATGGGTCGGAGTCGGTTGGGTGTAGATGTCCATGGTCGTGGACATGTGTGCGTGCCCGAGCTGCGCCTGAGCGTCTTTGGGAGAGGCTCCGGCCTGCGAGAGCAGGGTTGCGTGAGTCCGTCGTAGGGTATGCCAGCCAAGCCAGGGCGCCCCGATCTGCTTGCCAGCCGGTTTGAGGTGGCGGGCTAACAGGTTGGAGTCGCTGAAAGGCATACCGGTACGGGTAGGGAAGACCAGACCATCGCGTTGCGTAGAGACATCGTAGTGACGTCTCAAATCCGCTGCGAGGGACTCTGGTAGGGGAAGGGTACGTTTGGTCTTCGGTGATCCAATCGAACCGCGATACGCGGCCTGTTGAATCCGAATGGGGCGGTTTGCGAGATCCACGTCCTGCCAGCGCAGGCCAAGAATCTCCCCGACGCGCAGACCAGCAAGAATGCCGGCCAGCGCCATCGTTCGCGCTGGCTCCGCGAGCACGGCCAACAAGCACTGGCTTTGCTTCGCTCCGGGCTTTGGCCCCGGCGAATCCTGGCTTGCTGGCAAGGCTCGCCTACGGCAGCGAACTGGGATCTCATTGATTCTAAATAGTATGCACAATATATGGTGCAGTAGAAATTTGACACTTGGCCAAGGGAATAGGCGAATATAAGGCGAATATAATTGCTTTATGCCTGATGCCTCGACAATCCGGCTTCAAATTGAATCCACACTCGCTAGGAAGATTCCTTCGGCGCTCACCCCGCCTCCGAAAATAGTTCGGCCAGTCTCGTCTACGGGGATCGAGACGCTCGATGAACTGCTCAATGGAGGGTTGCCAGTCGGAGCCATCAGTGAGCTGGTTGGCCCCGAATGCTCGGGACGTACGTCCGTGGCGCTCTCGT
This genomic interval from Edaphobacter bradus contains the following:
- a CDS encoding DUF3106 domain-containing protein, yielding MALALFAASSASAQPPKRGFGGQHASSSFQVHAAQDHAAEKGAAQRQEHLSQWMERHSNLPLAQQQKALENEPGFRDLPSATQQRMRDSLTQLNNMPPEQRRRMLARTEAMEHLTPQQRTQVRGALGQLGSLPVDRRRMVARAFRDLREMPVPQRQAILNSDRFRGQFSDQERGTISNLLAVEPYLPVQRPNDNPEFGK
- a CDS encoding anti-sigma factor, with the protein product MKSTLPDLLLDPSNPSNADARAHLDTCPACREELHSLESTFALLDTWQAPEPSAYFDQKLAVRLREEQEREPAGWLERMHARLLFNTGRQFRPALAGALALVLLVGGGSIASISGLHLGRAEVSATVNDLQIFEKNDQVMQTMDLLEDNSADDSSTATPVS
- a CDS encoding RNA polymerase sigma factor gives rise to the protein MPPRSPSPGEPLRDVLPLSPKDMAEDPPEFNAETQPGAEDGVSTSMATLAIRPGLLENLQKAETQPMSGKFSQMDDAAIMLELRSGNMAGFDFLIQKYRKPIIHFMYRMVHNQAVAEELAQEVFLRVYRSRETYRAEARFSTWLYRIATNLGVNYVRDTRHERNASTVYLDETDSETGTTVDVADSTPNVETNLLRSERLNAIRQHVLALPERQRMAVLMHKYEGMDYKQIGEILKLSESATKSLLFRAYQTLRGRLKEFI
- a CDS encoding tyrosine-type recombinase/integrase → MALAGILAGLRVGEILGLRWQDVDLANRPIRIQQAAYRGSIGSPKTKRTLPLPESLAADLRRHYDVSTQRDGLVFPTRTGMPFSDSNLLARHLKPAGKQIGAPWLGWHTLRRTHATLLSQAGASPKDAQAQLGHAHMSTTMDIYTQPTPTHQRAAVERMAQLVTNGDELAALQGEPS